In Leptospira ellinghausenii, a single window of DNA contains:
- a CDS encoding nucleotidyltransferase family protein yields MKVESKKELIEELTKIKPILNNNFGVLKIGIFGSFAKDKVNSDSDVDLLVEMKSPDFDSFVGLKIFLEKLFERNVDIIRKRNQIKPSFLNRIQKDIINV; encoded by the coding sequence ATGAAAGTTGAATCCAAAAAAGAATTGATTGAGGAATTAACGAAAATCAAACCAATTCTCAATAATAATTTTGGTGTTCTGAAAATCGGAATCTTTGGATCTTTTGCAAAAGATAAAGTTAATTCTGATAGCGATGTTGACTTACTCGTTGAAATGAAAAGTCCCGATTTTGATTCTTTTGTAGGTTTAAAAATATTTTTAGAAAAACTTTTTGAAAGAAATGTAGACATTATTAGAAAAAGAAATCAAATTAAGCCTTCTTTTCTAAATAGAATTCAGAAAGATATTATAAATGTCTGA
- a CDS encoding HepT-like ribonuclease domain-containing protein, which yields MSEEIYERFEFIQESIVIIQTRFEKIKFPDDLINSHDGITILDSIAMRLQAIGDNIKSVVKLDGKFLNKYPDTDWEKIMKMRDVISYHYEGLDHEIIFNICKNKIPELKQSVEFILKLRNGV from the coding sequence ATGTCTGAAGAAATCTATGAAAGGTTTGAATTTATTCAAGAATCGATCGTAATCATTCAAACTAGATTCGAAAAAATAAAATTCCCTGATGATCTTATTAATTCCCATGATGGAATTACAATTCTAGATTCAATTGCAATGAGACTACAAGCAATTGGAGATAATATTAAATCTGTTGTAAAATTAGACGGTAAATTTCTAAATAAATATCCAGATACAGATTGGGAAAAAATTATGAAAATGAGAGATGTAATCTCCTATCATTATGAAGGTCTTGACCACGAAATAATTTTTAATATCTGTAAAAACAAAATACCCGAATTAAAACAATCTGTCGAATTTATACTGAAACTACGAAACGGCGTATAA